From a region of the Triticum aestivum cultivar Chinese Spring chromosome 7D, IWGSC CS RefSeq v2.1, whole genome shotgun sequence genome:
- the LOC123168230 gene encoding uncharacterized protein translates to MSAAGDRSPPREEGRASIRARALPSGPPAGRLIDDILVEILSRVPAKELCRCKSVSKHWFGLIHHPDHRKRLPQTLAGFFYGSSAGTTAQRLLELPFRFTSVSGDRCPPFGASLTFLPNHHLPVDLLDSCNGLLLCRCYHVSDGVGAFHYVVCNPATQKWVVLPSSCKDSSEVATTSLGFDPALSSHFHVFELVVEQNYTQDTELCGVAVYSSETGEWIYKEKRWNRASRHSATVFLDGLLFFRVLDLEYHDCVAAVDTKGETWMKFRVPGGQVDDFGLADGFVQQMLFRVPGGPADDFGLAHGFIQQSQGCLHFANFQRDEHGVGIRLVVYVLKNYESEEWIVKHSIKTSDICGWTDLWLDADFDFIAIHPECNSLFFIAGGVTLMCYNMDNRQVKVISYLGGAKPLFLPYVPLYTESLSLHC, encoded by the exons ATGTCCGCCGCGGGAGACCGCTCTCCCCCGCGAGAGGAAGGCCGCGCTTCGATTCGCGCCCG GGCTCTCCCCAGCGGGCCGCCGGCCGGGAGGCTCATCGACGACATCCTCGTGGAGATCCTCTCGCGCGTCCCGGCCAAGGAACTCTGCCGCTGCAAGAGCGTCTCGAAGCACTGGTTCGGCCTCATCCACCACCCCGACCACCGCAAGCGGCTCCCCCAAACCCTGGCCGGCTTCTTCTACGGCAGCAGCGCCGGCACCACCGCGCAGCGGCTCCTGGAGCTGCCCTTCCGCTTCACCAGCGTCTCGGGGGACCGCTGCCCTCCGTTCGGCGCCTCCCTCACCTTCCTGCCCAACCACCACCTGCCCGTCGATCTGCTGGACTCCTGCAACGGCCTCCTCCTCTGCCGATGTTACCACGTCTCCGACGGGGTTGGCGCGTTCCATTACGTCGTGTGCAATCCCGCCACCCAGAAGTGGGTCGTGTTGCCCAGCTCCTGCAAGGACAGCAGCGAGGTGGCCACCACATCTCTGGGCTTCGACCCGGCTCTATCGTCGCATTTCCATGTGTTTGAGCTGGTAGTTGAGCAGAATTATACTCAGGACACTGAGCTTTGCGGAGTGGCGGTGTATTCGTCTGAAACCGGAGAATGGATTTATAAGGAGAAGAGATGGAACAGAGCTAGTCGGCACTCCGCAACAGTCTTTCTCGACGGCCTTCTGTTTTTTCGTGTCCTTGACCTTGAATATCACGACTGTGTGGCTGCGGTGGACACAAAGGGAGAAACATGGATGAAATTCAGGGTCCCTGGTGGTCAGGTTGATGATTTTGGTCTGGCTGATGGTTTTGTTCAGCAGATGTTATTCAGGGTTCCTGGTGGTCCGGCTGATGATTTTGGTCTGGCTCATGGTTTTATTCAGCAGTCGCAGGGCTGCTTGCATTTTGCCAATTTTCAGAGGGATGAACATGGTGTTGGCATTCGATTGGTGGTTTATGTTCTGAAAAACTATGAAAGCGAAGAATGGATAGTGAAGCATAGCATTAAAACTTCAGACATATGTGGATGGACAGATTTATGGCTTGATGCGGATTTTGATTTCATTGCGATTCATCCAGAATGCAACTCGTTGTTCTTCATTGCGGGGGGTGTCACATTAATGTGCTATAATATGGATAATCGGCAGGTCAAAGTGATCTCCTATCTTGGAGGTGCCAAGCCGCTATTTCTGCCCTATGTGCCGTTGTACACAGAGTCACTATCACTGCACTGCTAA